A stretch of DNA from Luteolibacter yonseiensis:
ACTATGTTTACAAGGGGCCGCGTCCCAAGCGCCTGACGGCGGAGGAATTCACCGACGCCATCTGGCAGATCTGCGGCACCGCTCCGGGGAAAATCGATGCGCCCGTGACGCGTCATTCCACCGCCGACGGGCCCGGTATTTCCCAGACGGCGGCGTGGCTGTGGTCGGATCTGGCGGAGGTTCCCGCCGGGAAAAAGATCACGCTGCGGAAAAATTTCCAGCTCGCCAAGGTGCCGGATTTCGCCGCCGCCGTTGCCAGCGCGGACAACAGTTTCGAACTTTATGTGAACGGCACCAAGGCGGGCGAGGGAACCAGTTGGGAAGACCCGACCTCCATTCCACTCAACGGCCTGCTGAAATCCGGGCAGAACGAGGTGCTCTTCGTGGTGACCAACGGCGGTGCCGGGCCGAATCCGGCGGGCGGTATTTTCCACGCTTTGCTCAAGCAGGGGGACAAGTGGGCGGAGATCGCCAGCGACACGGGTTGGGAAGCCACGGCGGAGATTCCCGACGCCCGGGGCCGCTTCAAGTCACCGCCGCGCGATTGGAAACCGGCGGTCGCCATCGCCGCAAACCCATGGGCGAAGGCCACGCAGCAAGTCTCCGCCCGGCTCGCCGCGACGGTCACGCCGCTGCCGATGGTGCGTGCCTCGTTGCTGAAGTCCGACCTGCTGATGCGGACGCTCGGCAGGCCGAACCGCGAGCAGATCGTCAGCACGCGCCCGACCGATCTCGCCACCCTGGAGGCGATGGACCTGAACAACGGCGCCATCCTCGACATGCGCCTGGCCGAAGGGGCGAAGGCCCTGCTGGATCGTAAATTCGCCTCCTCCGCCGCGCTGGCCAGCTACGTCTGGCAGGCCGCGCTCGCACGGGACCCGACGCCGGAGGAGATGAGGCTCGCGCTCACCCTGCTCGGCACCAAGCCGGGAGTCACCGCCACGCAGGATTTCCTGTGGGGCATCTTCATGCTGCCGGAGTTCCAGATCGTCCGTTAATTTTCACAAAACCACCCGCCATGTCACCGCTTCCGCTCGACCCCGACCAACCGCGCCGGGATTTCCTGAAAAAACTCTCCGCCGCCTCGGTCGCCGCGTTGATGTCCCGTGGTCCGCGCGCGTCCGCCGAGACGATCATCCAGCCGAAGGCCACGGCGGATGCCTGCATCCTGCTCTGGATGGGCGGCGGGATGGCGGCGCCGGAGACCTTCGATCCCAAACTTTACCAGCCGTTTGAAAAGGGCGCGCCCGTTTCCAAAATGCTGTCCACCTTCCCCGCCATCGATACTTCGGTGGACAACATCAAGATCTGCAAGGGCCTGGAAAAAATCGCGAAGGTGATGGACCGCGCGACGCTCATCCGCTCGGCGGTGCAGCCGGACCTTGGTTCGATTCTGCACTCGCGGCACCAGTACCACTGGCACACCGGCTACGTGCCGCCGCAGACCGTCGCCGCGCCGCACATCGGCGCGTGGATGGCGAAGGTGCTCGGGCCGAGAAATCCGGTGATGCCCGCTTTCATCAACATCGGCCAGCGGCTTGAAGGCGTGGGTGAGTCCGAGGAACTCAAGGCCTTCACCACGGGAGGATTCTTCGGCTCGGAGTTCGGCCCGATGAACCTGCCGTTCCCTTCGGAAGCGATGCTCGCGGTGCGCCCGCCGAAAGGCATGGAACCGGGACGTTTCTCCAACAGGCGGGCGTTTTTCAAGAATCTGGTGGACCGCAATCCACACCGCGACCTGATGTCCGACTACCAGCAGGAGTCCATGCTGCGCTCGTTGGAAAGCGCGCACCGCCTGCTGTCCGCACCCGAGGCGAAGGCCTTCGATCTCAGTCTGGAATCCGCCGCGACCCGTGCCGCCTACGGCGACAGCCACTTCGGCCAGGGCTGCCTGCTCGCACGGAATCTGGTGGCGAATGGAGCGCGCTTCGTGGAGGTCACCACGGAATATGTCCCCTTCCTGAACTGGGACACCCACGCGGACGGCCACGCGGTGGTGGAGCGCATGCACCGGGAGATCGACTCACCCGTCGCCCGCCTGATCCAGGATCTGGAGGAAAGGAAATTGCTCGACCGCACGCTGGTGATCATCGCCTCGGAATTCAGCCGGGACGCGATGATCGAGGGCGTGCCCGGGTCCACCGCCAAGGATCAGGCGACGGTGCAATCGGATGTTTTGCTGGAATCGAAACACTACGGACTGCACCGCCATTTCACCGGTGGTTCGTCGGTCGTCATGTTCGGCGGTGGGATGAAGCGCGGCTTCCTCTACGGTTCCACGGCGGACGAGCGGCCGTTGATCGCGACGAAGAACCCGGTCTCCATCACCGATCTCCACGCAACCATCTTCACGGCGATGGGCATCAGCCCGAAGATGATGTATGAGGTGGAGCAGCGTCCGTTTTATGCGACCGAGGACGGCAAGGGCGTCGCGGTGAAGGAGATCTTCGCGTGAGGGGGCAGTGGTTCGGATCGATCCGGAAGTGGTGATGGCGAGGGATGCCTAGCCGCTCGTTCCCGAGCAACTGAAGTTCCCTCGATACCCGTTTACAAAGAATTTACAGAAGTCTCCGGAGTCTCGGGGGAGGTGCCAATCCCCGCAGGATCAATCCTTTCTATCAGATTTGCCGTCGCGACGGGTGTCGACCCGCGTGGAGAGATCTCGACAGATCGAATCGTCCCGTTAGTCAACGTGAATGGTTGAAACGCCCCGCATGATTTGCATCCGGGGAATTTCCGACAACTGATCAAACAATGGATACCACGTGTCATTCATGGTGGAAAATAGCCGGCGGTATCGGGTTGGCCGCGCTGGCGGCGGGCATTGTGGTTTGCATCCGTCTGGCGGCAGCCACCCCGCTGGCGGTGCCGCCGCCCGCGGCCCCCGCTACTAGGGATGGCGTAGTCGAAAGGACGCCCGAACCGGCTGAGATGCCGCGGGATCTGCTGCTGCCGGAGAAGAATGCGGCGCTGGTAAGATGGATGGAAGAGCACCCGGACCAGATGATGGACGGGATCGACAGGATGGAAGACCGTGAGCAAGCCGCCGCCTTGGCGAAGGTGCTGGTGGAAGCGGTGGGTGGAATGCATTACGATCTCCTGCTGGATTGGCTGGCGCGGCAGAAGGATCCGAAGCTCGCGGCGTTGGTTTTCCGCGGTCTGATTCCGCGATTGATCCGTGAGAACCCGGATCAATGCATTTCCATCGCATTCGCCCTGGGCCACGGCGAGGAGGCGAGACTCGCGCGAGATGAATTTTTCTTCGCCCTGCCGCTGGAGCAGCGCGTGCGCTTGGTGAAGCGGCTGGGCCCGGAGGAAAGGGCGTGGCTCCTGAGCCGGCGCGCCACCGGTTTCGGCGAGAGGGCACCCGAGCTCTGTCTGGAAATGATCCGCGAACTGCCGGAATTCGGGCACACCCGCGAGGCGCTGGCGAAGCTGGTGAAGGCCTGGGCCGGCGGTGCGAATGTCTACCACCTGGCCGACCCCATGTCCGCGGTGAGAGGTGTGATGACGATCGAGAACGCGGAGATGCGTCGGCAGGGCCTGCGGGTGGCGACCTTCGAGTGGTCAGGACCGGACCCGGATCTCGCTGCGGCATGGGTGAACAAACTCCCCGCCGGGCCGGATCGGGACGCGGCCATCGAGGGAATGGTAAAACGCTTTTCCGCGGATCATCCGGAGAGGGCGCAGGAATGGGCGGCTGCGATCACGGACGAAACGCTGCGCCGGAAAGCAAGCGAAGAGGCGGCTCAAAAAAAGACTTCCGCCAAGGATAAGGAGAAGGAGAAGGAGACGGGCAAACCATGAAGACGTCATTTGGAAAAAACCTCAAACACGCGACCGCCTGGATCGCGATTGGCACGGGTGTTCTGACCGGTGTTTTGCTTCCACTCCCGCAACGGGAAACATCCCCCGGCGACGCGGCGACGAGAAGCGCGTCCGCTCCTGCGCGCGGAGACGAGGTTTCCACCAGAAGCCGTCTGGAGATACCGGAACAAATCACCGGCGCGTGGGCCGCCGCCTGTGCGAAATCCAGGCCGGAGGAATTTTTCCGCTGGCTGCTCAAGGCGGATCCCCAGCCGGCGCCGGAGGTGGTGGAGGAGTTCTTCAGCGCGTGGATCGCGCGGAATCCGGACGCCGCCTACCGCGCCGCCCTCCGCCTTCCCCCGCGCTTCGGCTATGACCGGGAGAACCGGTTTTTCTTTAACAAGCTGCTCCGGGAAACCCTGGCCAGCGATCCGGCGGCCGCCCTGCGCTGGGCCGGGCGGCTGGACGGGGTCGTCACGGGAGGCTTTACCCTGAGATTGGCGGATGAAAACTTCAAGCACCTCGACCGACTGAACCCCGGAGAGGTCCGGGTCGCGCTCGACAATCTGCCCATCGGCGGTCTGACGGTGGCGATGGCCGATATTTACGCGAGTTTTCTCGCCCGTACGGACGCGGCTGCCGCCCTCCGCTGGGCGACGTCCTTGGGTGTGGACCACCAGAACGCCCTGATGCCGATGGCCCTCTACCATCTGTTGAAAAAAGATCCCGCCGCGGCACTGGAATTCATCAAGACCGCTCCTTCGAGCATCCGGCAATACGCCGCGACCAGCGCTTTCGACACAAGCTCGGCTCCCGCCATTTTCGCCGGAATGAAATGGCTGCAGGAAGAGATGGGAGTCTCC
This window harbors:
- a CDS encoding DUF1501 domain-containing protein, encoding MSPLPLDPDQPRRDFLKKLSAASVAALMSRGPRASAETIIQPKATADACILLWMGGGMAAPETFDPKLYQPFEKGAPVSKMLSTFPAIDTSVDNIKICKGLEKIAKVMDRATLIRSAVQPDLGSILHSRHQYHWHTGYVPPQTVAAPHIGAWMAKVLGPRNPVMPAFINIGQRLEGVGESEELKAFTTGGFFGSEFGPMNLPFPSEAMLAVRPPKGMEPGRFSNRRAFFKNLVDRNPHRDLMSDYQQESMLRSLESAHRLLSAPEAKAFDLSLESAATRAAYGDSHFGQGCLLARNLVANGARFVEVTTEYVPFLNWDTHADGHAVVERMHREIDSPVARLIQDLEERKLLDRTLVIIASEFSRDAMIEGVPGSTAKDQATVQSDVLLESKHYGLHRHFTGGSSVVMFGGGMKRGFLYGSTADERPLIATKNPVSITDLHATIFTAMGISPKMMYEVEQRPFYATEDGKGVAVKEIFA